A stretch of the Neisseria sp. DTU_2020_1000833_1_SI_GRL_NUU_006 genome encodes the following:
- a CDS encoding DUF4265 domain-containing protein encodes MKSKLTVVYYDLESNIAEEILLGNIMPDGNFLIQEIPLFAPNLALNDIVAIEREDKMLFFDHLIKASGNTTINIVVLDHFPKDLLAAIEEHSGKIRKNGENYLSVNFPPKKYDFDLKEILNRYEEANILSYREACLGSS; translated from the coding sequence ATGAAATCGAAACTTACTGTCGTCTATTACGATTTGGAAAGCAATATTGCAGAAGAAATACTGTTAGGAAACATAATGCCTGATGGAAATTTTCTTATTCAAGAGATTCCTCTTTTCGCACCGAATTTGGCTTTAAACGACATTGTTGCCATAGAACGTGAGGATAAAATGCTGTTTTTCGACCACTTGATAAAAGCTTCAGGAAATACCACGATAAACATCGTTGTTTTGGATCATTTCCCAAAGGACTTATTGGCAGCCATAGAAGAACACAGTGGTAAAATCAGAAAAAATGGAGAGAATTATTTATCGGTTAATTTTCCGCCCAAAAAATATGATTTTGATTTAAAAGAAATTTTAAATAGATATGAGGAAGCAAATATCCTCAGCTACAGGGAAGCTTGTTTGGGCTCCTCTTAA
- a CDS encoding polymorphic toxin-type HINT domain-containing protein, translated as MVKTADGYKAIARIRAGDRVFAKDEASGETGYKPVTAQYGNPYQETVYVEVSDGLGKIQTLVSNRIHPFYSDGKWIKAEDLKAGSRLFAENGAGQTVQSVTVKQEPLQAYNLTVADWHTYFVKGDKAETEGVWVHNECPYGGSNNLEKAKLRAERLSKNDRAGKDFTKAGKEAVIDLNRIQNNGQVKCANCGIETIPAKQSIKNTSPTSNERQVDHVIPKSKGGQGTPKNGQVLCRGCNIKKSNK; from the coding sequence TTGGTCAAAACGGCAGACGGCTACAAAGCCATTGCCCGTATCCGGGCCGGCGACCGCGTTTTTGCCAAGGACGAGGCAAGCGGAGAAACGGGATACAAACCCGTTACCGCCCAATACGGCAATCCGTATCAAGAAACCGTTTACGTTGAAGTTTCAGACGGCCTCGGTAAAATACAAACCCTCGTTTCCAACCGCATCCACCCGTTTTATTCGGACGGCAAATGGATTAAAGCGGAAGATTTGAAAGCGGGAAGCAGGCTGTTTGCCGAAAACGGTGCAGGGCAGACCGTTCAGAGCGTTACCGTCAAACAAGAACCGCTGCAAGCCTACAATCTGACCGTTGCCGACTGGCATACTTACTTCGTCAAGGGCGATAAGGCGGAAACGGAAGGGGTTTGGGTTCATAATGAGTGTCCGTATGGCGGTTCAAATAATTTAGAGAAAGCAAAACTTCGCGCGGAACGGCTCAGTAAAAACGATCGGGCAGGAAAAGACTTTACTAAAGCGGGAAAAGAAGCCGTTATTGATTTGAATAGGATTCAAAATAATGGTCAAGTTAAGTGCGCTAATTGCGGTATTGAAACAATTCCAGCCAAACAATCTATAAAAAATACCTCTCCTACTTCAAATGAAAGACAAGTGGATCATGTCATCCCTAAATCTAAGGGTGGTCAAGGTACACCTAAAAACGGGCAGGTATTATGCAGAGGCTGCAACATTAAGAAGAGTAACAAATGA
- a CDS encoding MafB family polymorphic toxin (MafB polymorphic toxins, described in Neisseria, are fratricidal toxins the provide a competitive advantage. Each MafB is accompanied by an immunity protein MafI.) produces the protein MKPLRRLTNLLAACAVTAAAFGQPALAADLRNDPVVQDLLRRENFDPGKKFHLFGKARGTVAERTGLMTISPTITQRLGNLQMETATIFSNPGYIVRFSGHGHEVHSPFDNSASKSDSWTGGKVTDGTGMTFASMSWDGYEHHPADGYDGPQGGGYPAPHGARDIYSYVAKGQVRRQTVVHDDNRSTQQRFADRFGNIPKNFSDRAGEANKKMFEHNPGLNRWGNSMEFINGVAAGALNPFLSAGEAIGVGDAVQGTGFAIDMATAAAISTMSPDNAIAAIDHLRSLAKSEEKIGKTVRDWTAENPNAAETVEAAFNVAAPAKAAKLAKAAKPGKAAVSGDFSAATQAKYKQYGDAHSANAQSALAKKLSGLEGAQNSASRTKTLPDGRIRYYEAERFARTEGRTRGNSFVTEYNPKTGSTRQWMESYDHSGNVTMVHPKSINGQSVTSQHYPPTKQELDSWKK, from the coding sequence GTGAAACCGCTGCGCAGACTGACAAACCTCCTTGCCGCCTGCGCCGTAACGGCGGCTGCCTTCGGGCAGCCCGCCCTCGCGGCGGACTTAAGGAACGACCCTGTAGTGCAGGATTTGCTCCGACGGGAGAATTTCGACCCCGGCAAAAAATTCCACCTCTTCGGCAAAGCACGCGGAACCGTGGCCGAGCGTACCGGACTGATGACCATTTCGCCCACCATCACACAGCGGTTGGGCAATTTACAGATGGAAACCGCAACCATCTTCAGTAATCCCGGATATATCGTCCGCTTTTCCGGACACGGACATGAAGTCCATTCCCCGTTTGACAACAGTGCCAGCAAAAGCGACAGTTGGACAGGCGGCAAAGTAACCGACGGTACGGGCATGACCTTTGCCAGCATGTCATGGGACGGCTACGAACACCACCCTGCCGACGGTTACGACGGCCCGCAGGGAGGCGGCTACCCCGCACCTCACGGCGCCCGGGATATTTACTCCTACGTTGCCAAAGGCCAGGTAAGGAGGCAGACTGTTGTTCACGACGACAACCGTTCGACGCAGCAACGGTTTGCGGACAGATTCGGCAACATACCGAAAAATTTTTCCGACCGTGCCGGAGAAGCCAATAAAAAAATGTTCGAACACAACCCCGGGCTCAACCGCTGGGGTAACAGCATGGAATTTATCAATGGTGTCGCCGCAGGTGCCCTCAATCCCTTTCTCAGCGCCGGAGAAGCCATCGGCGTAGGCGATGCAGTTCAAGGGACGGGTTTTGCCATCGATATGGCGACTGCAGCGGCCATCAGCACCATGTCGCCGGACAACGCCATTGCCGCCATCGACCATTTGAGGAGTTTGGCAAAATCGGAAGAAAAAATCGGCAAAACTGTCCGCGATTGGACGGCGGAAAATCCCAATGCCGCCGAAACCGTCGAAGCCGCCTTCAACGTTGCCGCCCCCGCCAAAGCCGCAAAGTTGGCAAAGGCGGCAAAACCGGGGAAAGCCGCGGTTAGTGGAGATTTCTCTGCTGCCACACAAGCCAAATACAAGCAATATGGGGATGCGCATTCTGCCAATGCCCAATCGGCATTAGCTAAGAAATTGTCAGGTTTGGAAGGTGCTCAAAATAGTGCGTCTAGGACAAAAACTTTACCTGATGGGAGAATCAGGTATTATGAAGCTGAGCGATTTGCTAGAACCGAGGGAAGAACGAGGGGTAATAGCTTTGTTACAGAATATAATCCTAAAACAGGCAGTACCCGACAATGGATGGAAAGTTATGATCATAGCGGGAACGTAACTATGGTTCATCCTAAATCAATTAACGGACAAAGTGTAACCTCTCAGCATTATCCACCAACAAAGCAGGAATTAGATTCATGGAAAAAATAA
- a CDS encoding adhesin, giving the protein MKILLSTLTLSALLLTGCGTLTGIPSHGGGKRFAVEQELVAASSRAAVKEMDLSALKGRKVALYVSTMGDQGSGNITGGRYSIDALIRGGYQNNPDSATQYTYPTYDTTATTKADALSSVTTSTSLLNAPAAALTRNNGRKGERSAGLSVNGMGDYRNETLITNPRDVSFLTNLVQTIFYLRGIEVVPPEYADTDVFVTVDVFGTIRSRTELHIYNAETLKAQTKLEYFAVDRNSRKLLIKPTSAAYESQYKEKYALWTGPYKVSKTVKASDGLMVDFSDITPYGDTTAQNRPDFKQGNAQNLDVSDEVIRRREGE; this is encoded by the coding sequence ATGAAAATTCTTCTCTCTACACTTACCCTATCCGCCCTCCTGCTCACCGGCTGCGGTACACTGACCGGCATTCCTTCACACGGCGGCGGCAAACGCTTTGCCGTCGAACAAGAACTCGTCGCCGCTTCGTCCCGTGCCGCCGTCAAAGAAATGGATCTGTCTGCCCTGAAAGGCCGAAAAGTCGCCCTTTACGTTTCTACCATGGGCGATCAAGGATCGGGCAACATTACCGGCGGACGCTACTCCATCGACGCATTGATTCGCGGCGGCTACCAAAACAACCCCGACAGCGCCACCCAATACACCTATCCCACCTACGATACTACTGCCACTACCAAAGCCGATGCGCTCTCCAGCGTTACCACTTCCACATCGCTTTTGAACGCCCCCGCTGCCGCCCTGACCAGAAACAACGGACGCAAAGGCGAACGGTCTGCCGGACTGTCCGTCAACGGCATGGGCGACTACCGCAACGAAACCCTGATTACCAACCCCCGCGACGTTTCCTTCCTGACCAACCTCGTCCAAACCATCTTCTACCTGCGCGGCATAGAAGTCGTACCGCCCGAATACGCCGACACCGACGTATTCGTAACCGTCGACGTATTCGGCACCATCCGCAGCCGTACCGAACTGCACATCTACAACGCCGAAACCCTTAAAGCCCAAACCAAGCTCGAGTATTTCGCCGTTGACCGCAACAGCCGGAAACTGCTGATCAAACCTACCTCTGCCGCCTACGAATCCCAATACAAAGAAAAATACGCCCTTTGGACCGGTCCTTACAAAGTCAGCAAAACCGTCAAAGCTTCAGACGGCCTGATGGTCGATTTCTCCGACATCACCCCCTACGGCGACACAACCGCCCAAAACCGCCCCGACTTCAAACAAGGCAATGCCCAAAACCTTGATGTCAGCGACGAAGTCATCCGCCGCCGTGAAGGAGAATAA
- a CDS encoding methionine-binding protein, with protein sequence MKKPLLYAFTLTALGGCFYTETPYGRTAVLDLPVHSQTTINKTVTVNAPPGTTVIYQDSEPVHRYGYPYPPYPRPYPARRVY encoded by the coding sequence ATGAAGAAGCCCCTGCTCTACGCCTTCACGCTGACCGCACTTGGCGGCTGTTTCTACACCGAAACCCCATACGGGCGCACCGCCGTCCTCGACCTGCCCGTCCATTCCCAAACCACCATCAACAAAACCGTTACCGTCAACGCCCCGCCGGGGACGACCGTCATCTATCAGGACAGCGAGCCGGTACACCGCTACGGCTATCCCTACCCGCCTTACCCGCGCCCGTATCCCGCGCGTCGGGTTTATTAA
- a CDS encoding thiamine ABC transporter substrate-binding protein: MKLKLSALALLLASANLSAQTEVRLAVHKSFSLPQSVIAQFEKANDAKVSVIKAGSGNEMLNKLILSKANPIADAVYGLDNANIGKAREAGILAAAQPKSAPVSAGMPVIAAVNYGYVTLNYDKKWFEQKKLPLPKTLQDLTRPEYKNLLVTPSPATSSPGLAFLMANIGGMGEEGAFKWWAQMRQNGVKVAKGWSEAYYTDFTQNGGAYPLVVSYAASPAAEVHYSKGKYSVPPTGNLFLKGGVFRQVEGAAVLKGAKQPELAAKLVQWLQSGEVQKALPTEMWVYPAVKNTPLPKVFEFAQAPKHTDSPSRNDIDIKQKQWVSRWTKTVLR, translated from the coding sequence ATGAAACTGAAATTATCCGCCCTCGCCCTCTTGCTGGCTTCGGCAAACTTATCTGCCCAGACCGAAGTGCGCCTTGCCGTGCACAAATCCTTCAGCCTGCCCCAATCCGTCATCGCGCAGTTTGAAAAAGCCAACGACGCCAAAGTCTCCGTCATCAAGGCGGGCAGCGGCAACGAAATGCTCAACAAGCTGATTCTCAGCAAGGCCAACCCGATTGCCGACGCGGTTTACGGTTTGGACAACGCCAACATCGGCAAAGCGCGCGAAGCAGGCATACTGGCGGCGGCGCAGCCCAAATCCGCGCCCGTTTCAGCGGGGATGCCCGTCATCGCGGCAGTGAATTACGGCTACGTTACCCTCAACTACGACAAAAAATGGTTTGAACAGAAAAAACTGCCGCTGCCCAAAACCTTGCAGGACTTGACCCGCCCAGAATATAAAAACCTGCTGGTTACGCCCTCGCCCGCCACCTCCTCGCCCGGACTTGCCTTCCTGATGGCGAACATCGGCGGCATGGGCGAAGAGGGCGCGTTCAAATGGTGGGCGCAGATGCGTCAAAATGGCGTAAAAGTCGCCAAAGGCTGGAGTGAAGCCTATTACACCGACTTCACCCAAAACGGCGGCGCCTACCCGCTTGTCGTCAGCTATGCCGCCAGCCCCGCCGCCGAAGTCCACTACTCCAAAGGCAAATACAGCGTGCCGCCGACCGGTAACCTCTTCCTCAAAGGCGGCGTGTTCCGCCAAGTCGAAGGCGCGGCAGTCTTGAAGGGCGCGAAACAGCCCGAGCTGGCAGCGAAACTCGTACAGTGGCTGCAAAGCGGCGAAGTACAAAAAGCCCTGCCGACCGAAATGTGGGTCTATCCCGCCGTGAAAAACACGCCGCTGCCCAAAGTCTTCGAGTTCGCCCAAGCCCCGAAACACACCGACTCGCCCAGCCGCAACGACATCGACATCAAACAGAAACAATGGGTCAGCCGCTGGACGAAGACCGTGTTAAGGTAA
- a CDS encoding pyrimidine 5'-nucleotidase, which yields MNLSPVWLFDLDNTLHNADAGIFYIINRAMTDYMAQRLKLSEEAASDLRQDYWHRYGATLAGLQIHHPEIDIREFLRESHPIAQILAKLEGMEGTESVLGRLKGRKAVFSNGPSFYVRAIIGALGLENRFDALLGTDDFGLRYKPDPQAYLTVCRLLDVAPEQCIMIDDSADNLHQAKELGMKTVWFGSKAHPLPFTDAVAKDMQALAECAEKLSVLV from the coding sequence ATGAACCTTTCCCCCGTTTGGCTCTTTGACCTCGACAACACGCTGCACAACGCCGATGCAGGCATTTTCTACATCATCAACCGCGCCATGACCGACTACATGGCACAACGCCTCAAGCTCTCCGAAGAAGCGGCATCCGACCTGCGTCAGGACTATTGGCACCGATACGGCGCGACGCTTGCCGGCCTGCAAATCCACCATCCCGAAATCGACATCCGCGAGTTTCTGCGCGAAAGCCATCCCATCGCGCAAATCTTGGCAAAATTGGAGGGCATGGAGGGAACCGAAAGCGTTTTAGGTCGTCTGAAAGGACGCAAAGCCGTTTTTTCCAACGGCCCTTCGTTTTACGTCCGCGCCATCATCGGGGCATTAGGTTTGGAAAACCGTTTTGACGCACTTCTCGGCACGGACGACTTCGGGCTGCGCTACAAGCCCGACCCGCAAGCCTACCTGACCGTCTGCCGCCTGCTCGACGTTGCGCCCGAACAGTGCATCATGATCGACGACAGCGCGGACAACCTGCACCAAGCCAAAGAGCTGGGCATGAAAACCGTATGGTTCGGCAGCAAAGCCCATCCCCTGCCCTTTACCGACGCCGTTGCAAAAGATATGCAGGCGCTCGCCGAATGTGCCGAAAAACTGTCGGTACTCGTCTGA
- a CDS encoding spore cortex protein: MRYTALILAAAAALTGCTWETYQNESGHTSLRPKYEKGTRIYYEDGTYSRDMRYNQYRPERRTLKPLHGDQENVRGTTWNKPQGAGHAAPETQTEE; this comes from the coding sequence ATGCGATACACCGCCCTCATCCTCGCCGCCGCAGCCGCCCTGACCGGCTGTACTTGGGAAACCTACCAAAACGAATCCGGCCACACCTCCCTGCGCCCCAAATACGAAAAAGGCACGCGCATCTATTACGAAGACGGCACCTACTCCCGCGATATGCGTTACAACCAATACCGCCCCGAACGCCGCACCCTCAAACCGCTGCACGGCGACCAAGAAAACGTACGCGGCACGACATGGAACAAACCCCAAGGCGCCGGACACGCCGCGCCCGAAACGCAAACTGAAGAATAA
- the glmU gene encoding bifunctional UDP-N-acetylglucosamine diphosphorylase/glucosamine-1-phosphate N-acetyltransferase GlmU yields MSATPLNIVILAAGKGTRMYSKMPKVLHRVGGKPMVERVIDTAAALNPQNICVVIGHGKDQVLDTVKRDVVWVEQTEQLGTGHAVKTALPHLSAEGRTLVLYGDVPLIDTATLETLLEAAGSEVGLLTDVPADPTGLGRIIRDSQGSVTAIVEEKDADATQKAVREINTGILVLPNAKLENWLNSLSSNNAQGEYYLTDLIAKAVADGIKVHPVQVRASHLAAGVNNKLQLAELERIFQTEQAQALLKAGVTLRDPARFDLRGRLKHGQDVVIDVNVVLEGDIEIGDNVEIGANCVIKNAKIGANSKIAPFSHFEDCEIGQNNQIGPYARLRPQARLSDDVHVGNFVEIKNAVIRKGTKANHLTYIGDAEVGSKTNFGAGTIIANYDGVNKYKTVIGDEVRIGSNCVLVAPVKLGNKVTTGAGSTITKNVEDNKLALARARQTVIEGWVRPEKGDKK; encoded by the coding sequence ATGTCCGCCACACCCCTCAACATCGTCATCCTCGCCGCCGGCAAAGGCACGCGCATGTATTCCAAAATGCCCAAAGTGCTGCACCGCGTCGGCGGCAAGCCCATGGTCGAGCGCGTTATCGACACTGCCGCCGCGCTGAATCCGCAAAACATCTGCGTCGTCATCGGACACGGCAAAGACCAAGTTTTGGACACCGTCAAACGCGACGTCGTCTGGGTCGAACAAACCGAACAGCTCGGCACCGGCCACGCCGTCAAAACCGCCCTGCCGCACCTTTCCGCCGAAGGACGCACGCTGGTGTTGTACGGCGACGTCCCCCTGATTGACACCGCTACCCTCGAAACCCTGCTCGAAGCCGCCGGCAGCGAAGTCGGCCTGTTGACCGACGTTCCCGCCGACCCGACCGGCTTGGGCCGCATCATCCGCGACAGCCAAGGCAGCGTAACCGCCATCGTTGAAGAAAAAGACGCCGACGCCACCCAAAAAGCCGTCCGCGAAATCAACACAGGCATCCTCGTCCTGCCCAACGCCAAACTGGAAAACTGGCTGAACAGCCTCTCCAGCAACAACGCCCAAGGCGAATACTACCTGACCGACCTCATCGCCAAAGCCGTTGCCGACGGCATCAAAGTCCATCCCGTCCAAGTGCGCGCCTCCCACCTCGCCGCCGGCGTGAACAACAAACTCCAGCTCGCCGAACTCGAACGCATCTTCCAAACCGAACAGGCGCAAGCCCTGCTCAAAGCAGGCGTTACCCTGCGCGACCCCGCCCGCTTCGACTTAAGGGGTCGTCTGAAACACGGACAAGACGTCGTGATTGACGTCAACGTCGTCCTCGAAGGTGACATCGAAATCGGCGACAACGTCGAAATCGGCGCAAACTGCGTCATCAAAAACGCCAAAATCGGCGCAAACAGCAAAATCGCCCCCTTCTCCCACTTCGAAGACTGCGAAATCGGACAAAACAACCAAATCGGCCCTTACGCCCGCCTGCGTCCGCAAGCCCGCCTTTCAGACGACGTACACGTCGGCAACTTCGTCGAAATCAAAAACGCCGTCATCCGCAAAGGCACCAAAGCCAACCACCTCACCTACATCGGCGACGCCGAAGTCGGCAGCAAAACCAACTTCGGCGCAGGCACAATCATCGCCAACTACGACGGCGTGAACAAATACAAAACCGTCATCGGCGACGAAGTCCGCATCGGCTCCAACTGCGTCTTAGTCGCCCCCGTCAAACTCGGCAACAAAGTTACGACAGGAGCAGGCAGCACGATTACCAAAAACGTCGAAGACAACAAACTCGCCCTCGCCCGCGCCCGCCAAACCGTCATCGAAGGCTGGGTGCGCCCCGAAAAAGGCGATAAGAAATAA